A window from Podospora bellae-mahoneyi strain CBS 112042 chromosome 1 map unlocalized CBS112042p_1, whole genome shotgun sequence encodes these proteins:
- a CDS encoding uncharacterized protein (EggNog:ENOG503NYTZ; COG:S), with the protein MDVDKAGAATSSSTSVASAPADMPSRSRPPSLAQSHRPRLSKTDSIASVLSAHRNYLDSLPVPTKEEFDQINKIQTKREVEHKKQFQRNRRQQSIELVNSRRNSLISENGSVTKAATVIQRTYRGYRARRTLAGLGIDASTRWIHAVREAQWRALTRPRPRSEYLDSDSLYSPSFLSPSLSSPGDTNSDAGSSIMLSGTRSPTARLNWKKASTIARRAGGDADESSSTSSSSSSSSSSSSSSSDSEEKLSKSQKQHLKQRRAESKARRKAASRTMGLQYFLEMIDHKHRYGSNLKVYHEEWQRADTQDNFFYWLDHGSGRNLSLEACPREVLEREQVRYLSREERQAYLVAIDESGRLCWAKNGAPIDTTEKWKDSINGIVPSDDPTPAYSPPSLESTTNFFGDSSTESSQSSSESPPSPHPPPSKKSSSSARRLFKMSPTTMLNKLLRHSVTPNTWIFVADTSFRLYVGIKNSGAFQHSSFLQGSRISAAGLIKIKNGKLHSLSPLSGHYRPPASNFRAFVQTLKGEGVDMSRVSISKSYAVLVGLEGYMKVKKRGREIKGLVGRGKEKKADVVGRVGEGGEGEQEEREGEGGVEVVPGDGGGLAGGKGSIIDERS; encoded by the coding sequence ATGGATGTAGACAAAGCAGGAGCCGCGACGTCATCGTCAACATCTGTAGCCAGTGCCCCAGCAGATATGCCCTCCAGGTCCAGACCTCCTTCGTTGGCACAATCTCACCGGCCTCGACTCTCCAAAACAGACTCTATCGCTTCTGTCTTGTCAGCGCACAGAAATTACCTGGATTCCCTTCCAGTCCCCACCAAGGAAGAGTTCGACCAAATAAACAAGATCCAAACCAAGCGTGAGGTCGAGCACAAGAAGCAATTCCAGCGGAACCGACGACAGCAAAGCATCGAGCTCGTCAACAGTCGCAGAAACAGCCTCATCAGTGAAAATGGAAGCGTCACCAAGGCAGCCACCGTCATACAACGTACCTATCGTGGCTACCGAGCTCGCCGGACGCTGGCAGGTCTGGGAATAGACGCCTCAACCCGCTGGATCCACGCCGTAAGAGAAGCCCAATGGCGAGCCCTCACCCGCCCCCGACCCCGAAGCGAATACCTCGACAGTGACAGCCTCTACTCCCCCAgctttctctctccatcattatcatcaccaGGGGACACCAACAGCGACGCAGGCAGCAGTATCATGCTCAGCGGAACTCGCTCTCCCACCGCCCGCCTCAACTGGAAAAAGGCCTCCACCATAGCCCGACGAGCAGGCGGGGATGCTGACGAAAGCTCTTccacttcatcatcatcctcctcctcctcctcttccagtAGTTCCTCCTCCGATTCAGAAGAAAAACTCTCCAAATCCCAGAAGCAACACCTCAAGCAACGCCGCGCCGAGTCCAAAGCCCGCCGCAAGGCAGCCTCCCGCACCATGGGGCTGCAATACTTTCTCGAAATGATCGACCACAAGCACCGCTACGGCTCCAACCTCAAAGTCTATCACGAAGAATGGCAAAGAGCCGACACCCAAGACAATTTCTTCTACTGGCTTGACCACGGCTCGGGTCGGAACCTGTCACTGGAAGCCTGCCCTCGGGAGGTTCTGGAACGGGAACAAGTCCGGTATTTATCCAGAGAGGAAAGACAGGCGTATCTAGTAGCTATCGACGAGAGCGGAAGGCTATGTTGGGCCAAGAACGGGGCGCCGATCGACACCACCGAAAAGTGGAAAGATAGCATCAACGGGATCGTACCCAGCGACGACCCCACGCCCGCTTATTCACCACCCTCGTTGGAGTCAACCACCAACTTCTTCGGTGACTCCTCCACCGAATCTTCCCAGTCATCATCCGaatcccctccttcaccacatccaccaccctccaagaaatcatcatcctccgccCGGCGTCTCTTCAAAATGTCCCCCACAACCATGCTCAacaaactcctccgccacTCCGTCACCCCCAACACATGGATCTTCGTCGCCGACACCTCCTTCCGTCTCTACGTCGGGATCAAGAACTCGGGTGCGTTTCAGCACTCGAGTTTTCTTCAAGGAAGCCGCATCTCCGCTGCGGGGCtgatcaagatcaagaacgGGAAGTTGCACAGCCTGAGCCCGCTGAGCGGACACTACCGGCCGCCGGCGAGCAATTTTAGGGCGTTTGTACAGACGCtcaagggggagggggtggatatGAGTCGGGTTAGTATCAGCAAGAGTTATGCTGTgcttgttgggttggaggggtatATGAAGGTtaagaagagggggagggagattaaggggttggtggggaggggaaaggagaagaaagcGGATGTGGTAgggcgggttggggaggggggtgagggagagcaggaggagagggagggtgaggggggggtggaggttgtgcccggggatggaggtgggctggcgggagggaaggggtctATCATTGATGAGAGAAGTTAG
- a CDS encoding uncharacterized protein (EggNog:ENOG503P06G): MSDLEHIPPRFHSFHSVVLSVSFCIRPSFSASCEDHLWPAMELNSTTIHDAIHPTAAFAQNRSALELALPTGNDTGQASWLESQLNPKNRVDSLDPLPNPLWRIDGCTAIGTQYYALPLHVGEVPPMRLDVFLPMETTRNPVLRDVLDLDAAFHTKDSTRLNRLGVTRHILRALQKWSLEGEGTAEHIAALYKDQPFGTRIILELGFSLESVKITVATTWHVEKQLIRPKALVETLGLPKEVIPETIDISNLSIVQQLHDSVCLVRIHHDDPEDGQKLWIFKALTSNTKYLVCELRNLLLMEPHPHVVSKPKYLVTKYCRFGGKTAVVGFIIPFYAAGSLRDTIPLLHIHGLLKPEMQIMWARQLASAVLHVRERGGIYYPDLRLDNVVLTAGGDLVMVDFEQRGVWCEFAAPEVNAIAYVHTLAVDEGAEEEGLEQEHGDDSRLLYNQFIPGEERPNRWAELLSRILPGWQVLEQDEMYTPLPHGYKSYNIPWLALDEAEQEAAEAYMLGRVLWCIFEGQCAPQHAAVWQSYKREPDYEFPEYRHTPLPIRDLIDGCTKGRRETLSKLVTRVGSKMVLRRKDGLVDVNCTPLEVLDAARDWWRVEVEVAERFLTMREELKGRGEWKGNWYGRLRLREVVQRLEEYEREVGVKEVDREVLAELLKRCK; this comes from the coding sequence ATGTCTGACCTGGAACATATTCCTCCCCGGTTCCATTCGTTTCATTCTGTGGTTCTCTCTGTAAGCTTTTGCATCAGGCCATCCTTCTCTGCGTCGTGTGAAGACCACCTTTGGCCCGCCATGGAGCTCAACTCCACCACAATCCACGATGCCATCCACCCGACCGCCGCCTTTGCCCAGAACCGGTCAGCACTCGAGCTTGCTTTGCCCACCGGCAATGACACTGGACAAGCCTCTTGGCTCGAATCCCAGCTGAACCCCAAGAACCGGGTTGACAGCCTtgacccccttcccaacccacTCTGGAGGATCGACGGCTGTACCGCCATAGGCACGCAGTACTATGCCCTACCCTTGCACGTGGGCGAGGTCCCACCCATGCGCCTCGATGTGTTCCTCCCCATGGAAACCACACGGAACCCTGTCCTTCGGGACGTCCTAGACCTGGATGCCGCCTTCCACACCAAAGACTCGACGAGACTGAACCGTCTCGGGGTCACCAGGCACATTCTCAGAGCTTTGCAGAAGTGGTCATTGGAGGGTGAAGGGACAGCAGAACACATTGCTGCCTTGTACAAGGACCAGCCTTTTGGTACACGCATCATTCTCGAACTTGGCTTCAGTCTTGAGAGCGTCAAGATCACCGTCGCCACAACCTGGCACGTGGAGAAGCAGCTCATCAGGCCAAAGGCGCTGGTTGAGACTTTGGGACTGCCCAAGGAGGTCATTCCGGAAACCATCGACATTTCGAACCTGAGCATTGTCCAGCAGCTGCACGACAGTGTCTGCCTGGTGCGCATTCATCATGATGACCCAGAAGATGGCCAGAAGCTGTGGATCTTCAAGgccctcaccagcaacacaAAGTATCTGGTTTGCGAGCTGCGCAACCTTTTGCTCATGGAGCCTCATCCGCATGTTGTTTCGAAGCCAAAGTACCTAGTCACCAAGTACTGCCGCTTTGGGGGAAAGACGGCCGTGGTGGGTTTCATCATTCCGTTTTACGCGGCCGGCAGCCTCCGGGACACGATTCCTCTGCTTCACATCCATGGGCTTCTCAAGCCGGAGATGCAAATAATGTGGGCTAGGCAGCTTGCCTCTGCCGTCTTGCACGTCCGCGAACGTGGCGGGATTTACTATCCCGACCTCCGGCTTGATAATGTTGTTCTCACGGCCGGGGGGGACTTGGTCATGGTGGACTTTGAGCAGCGGGGTGTGTGGTGCGAGTTTGCTGCGCCTGAGGTGAACGCGATTGCTTATGTGCATACGTTGGCTGTGGACgagggagcggaggaggaagggttaGAGCAAGAGCATGGGGACGACAGCAGGCTTCTGTACAACCAGTTTATTCCTGGTGAGGAGAGGCCCAACCGGTGGGCCGAGCTTCTCAGCCGGATCCTCCCCGGCTGGCAGGTTTTGGAGCAGGATGAAATGTACACACCGCTTCCCCATGGGTATAAGAGCTATAATATCCCCTGGCTGGCGCTTGATGAGGCGGAACAGGAGGCGGCTGAGGCGTACATGCTCGGGCGCGTCTTGTGGTGTATTTTTGAGGGGCAGTGTGCACCACAGCACGCTGCCGTTTGGCAGTCTTACAAGCGAGAGCCCGACTATGAGTTTCCTGAATATCGGCACACTCCCCTTCCGATTAGGGATCTCATTGATGGGTGCACCAAGGGCAGGAGGGAGACTTTGTCGAAGCTTGTCACTCGGGTGGGAAGCAAGATGGTGCTTCGTCGGAAGGATGGTCTGGTGGATGTGAATTGCACACCGCTCGAGGTGCTTGATGCGGCGAGGGAttggtggagggtggaagtggaggtggcggaAAGGTTTTTGACCATGcgggaggagttgaaggggaggggggagtggaaGGGGAACTGGTATgggaggctgaggttgagggaggttgtgcagaggttggaggagtatgagagggaggttggggtgaaggaggttgatagggaggttttggcggagttgttgaagaggtgtaagtga
- a CDS encoding uncharacterized protein (EggNog:ENOG503P0FV) encodes MSPPAFTLTSHRKRRAHPFEDPPSEPVLQDWTYSSAEPPALFHLNTKLDQYTPQDFSNIYVELPLEDVWCHPPLRESAASYLNVSVNQVENWFDSSNWHNPHKRQRLSTPNLLMAPNSGDLIGQGDHEKSPLSGDGWPGWTSQRLAQCFSSLCSPCDPAPSYRPLPQTPVYEYGPGMAPVPGPSMAPISPQERTLTISPSNQASVLVRDDPAAMARYYPPLQPTHVVGMPPSTTREEMVYPVAPPGLGDGLHHGPNYTAPGSHCLMGSTIKSEALSVMYGGGVVTTQYGASIGELASLPDLYGLGHKDDTDRPDGPNFDTYPAHRNVPARRGAFKDQELRAKTAQTRKMGSCIRCKMQRIRCNLDPENENGPCIACRKVNVSTRIYRLNCLRLKIVDCKLYKPGQVPGHEWTSRWKDSVLDDIEVWAPGEQRTIRVTEGYTNMFVELRVKEFVPQPGDKLERTWVDKNGVKQRREIPPFAIVDLEDAKNSYSRYIKRGLENCCMRLLGARDKLLHRTYFFAISRARDGRDHSLTESERGLLGLTLDLWMTARLTTKTLEIVGNERLGMPLDLINDPTNDMHRKTPVPPVLGAQIDSFLIHQIQSHLRRKTLEELQKMTQEKKQKTWLTTYLVTFILLHNIGLVTKHDANYARKHGMKVGDPAVCKSWVPGTDKM; translated from the exons ATGTCGCCGCCTGCTTTCACCTTGACCTCACATAG AAAACGGAGGGCTCATCCCTTCGAGGATCCCCCTTCAGAGCCAGTGCTCCAGGATTGGACTTATTCCTCAGCGGAGCCACCTGCTCTATtccacctcaacaccaagcttgaTCAATACACGCCGCAAGACTTCTCCAACATATACGTTGAGCTTCCGCTGGAGGACGTGTGGTGTCATCCTCCGCTACGCGAGAGCGCCGCTTCCTATCTCAATGTGTCTGTGAACCAGGTCGAGAACTGGTTCGACTCGAGCAACTGGCACAACCCGCACAAGAGACAGCGTCTCAGCACCCCAAATCTCCTCATGGCGCCCAATTCTGGAGATCTTATCGGCCAGGGTGACCACGAGAAGTCACCTCTCTCGGGCGACGGCTGGCCTGGATGGACCAGCCAGAGGCTGGCGCAATGTTTTTCGAGCCTTTGCTCCCCATGTGACCCCGCACCAA GCTATCGGCCGCTTCCTCAGACACCAGTCTATGAATATGGCCCAGGCATGGCGCCCGTCCCTGGGCCCAGTATGGCTCCCATTTCACCGCAGGAGCGCACCCTGACGATTTCGCCCTCAAATCAAGCAAGTGTTCTCGTTCGTGATGATCCGGCAGCCATGGCTCGATATTACCCGCCTCTGCAGCCGACACACGTAGTAGGTATGCCGCCATCCACAAcaagggaggagatggtctATCCGGTTGCGCCGCCGGGGCTTGGAGATGGTCTTCATCACGGACCTAATTACACAGCTCCAGGATCGCACTGCCTTATGGGCTCCACCATCAAGTCCGAAGCTCTTTCTGTCATGTacggtgggggggttgtcaCCACACAATATGGCGCTTCAATTGGAGAACTAGCTAGTCTTCCGGACCTCTACGGCCTGGGTCACAAGGACGACACTGATAGGCCAGATGGCCCAAACTTTGACACGTATCCTGCGCATAGAAACGTCCCGGCAAGACGAGGTGCATTCAAGGATCAAGAGCTGAGAGCCAAGACCGCGCAGACCAGGAAGATGGGCAGCTGTATTCGATGCAAGATGCAGCGCATCCGT TGCAATCTGGACCCTGAAAACGAGAATGGTCCGTGCATCGCCTGCAGAAAGGTCAACGTCAGCACCAGAATTTACCGGCTCAACTGCTTGCGGTTGAAGATTGTCGACTGCAAACTCTACAAGCCGGGCCAGGTTCCTGGTCATGAGTGGACCAGCCGCTGGAAGGACAGCGTGCTCGATGATATCGAGGTCTGGGCTCCTGGAGAGCAGAGGACGATTCGTGTGACGGAAGGATACACAAATATGTTTGTGGAGCTGCGCGTCAAAGAGTTTGTCCCTCAGCCAGGAGACAAGTTGGAGAGAACCTGGGTGGACAAGAACGGCGTGAAGCAGAGGCGAGAAATCCCGCCGTTCGCCATTGTCGATCTCGAGGATGCGAAAAACTCTTACAGCCGCTACATCAAGCGCGGTCTGGAGAACTGCTGCATGCGCCTGCTGGGTGCTCGGGACAAACTGCTTCACAGAACATACTTTTTCGCCATCAGCAGAGCCAGAGATGGCCGAGACCATTCCTTGACGGAATCAGAACGGGGTCTCTTGGGACTCACTCTTGACCTTTGGATGACGGCACGGCTCACCACGAAGACGCTCGAGATTGTCGGGAACGAGAGGCTTGGCATGCCCCTGGACTTGATCAACGACCCGACCAATGACATGCATCGGAAGACGCCTGTCCCACCTGTGCTCGGGGCTCAGATCGATTCGTTCTTGATACACCAAATTCAGTCACACCTCCGCCGAAAGACGCTTGAAGAGCTTCAAAAGATGAcgcaggagaagaagcaaaagacaTGGCTGACTACCTACCTTGTGACTTTTATTTTACTGCACAACATCGGTCTTGTTACGAAGCATGATGCAAATTATGCCAGGAAGCACGGGATGAAGGTTGGTGACCCCGCTGTCTGCAAGTCATGGGTTCCTGGAACTGACAAGATGTGA
- a CDS encoding uncharacterized protein (EggNog:ENOG503P0FV), whose translation MGNTDGALGANTLLAYFHYCNKGIYPFSAECRDADLRSLAELDDDAIELVHYTRKYVAEHKAQWESMWKNEGDWKDQGLKKYEDEYYYVSQLFEPNWQPRNMA comes from the exons ATGGGCAACACTGACGGCGCGTTAGGAGCCAACACCCTGCTTGCCTACTTCCACTACTGCAATAAGGGCATCTACCCTTTCTCTGCCGAGTGCAGGGATGCCGACCTTCGAAGTCTGGCAGAACTTGATGACGATGCCATTGAGCTCGTTCACTACACCAGAAAGTACGTCGCGGAGCATA AAGCGCAATGGGAAAGCATGTGGAAGAACGAAGGCGATTGGAAGGATCAGGGCCTCAAGAAGTACGAGGATGAGTACTATTATGTGAGCCAATTGTTCGAACCGAACTGGCAGCCACGCAACATGGCCTAA
- a CDS encoding uncharacterized protein (COG:E; EggNog:ENOG503NY61), which yields MSALVSGPISRAAVAPITDVNVNLVAAPALPSGFPSHLDSELAWTPASLAVAADFILRLNEDDITEVNAAVAHFKTLDQDGDLVEPTNFPLPTLGPKLEKLSREVHNGKGFSVIRGLKPASYPVEDLSLVYLGLSSYIAEQRGRQDKRGNMLVHIVADNSTKLAAEHHRHSNKSITFHHEEAGDVISWLTRSTAATGGKCIISSAYTVYNVLAATRPDIIRTLARSDWPFALPRFQCRPVIFYQDNRLIMNFGRAALLGNEAHPRSKNLPSLTSSQMEALDAIESIARAAEMEIQTQAGDIHFINNLAILHRREGFADGPTEKRHLVRMRLRSSREGWTIPTALEHEWERAFKEQGTKNWHLDPMPDFYFPLRSQPN from the exons ATGTCTGCTCTTGTATCCGGACCCATCTCCCGGGCGGCTGTTGCCCCAATCACCGACGTCAATGTCAACCTTGTTGCTGCCCCAGCACTGCCGTCCGGCTTTCCGTCTCACCTCGACAGCGAGCTGGCCTGGACTCCCGCCTCCCTGGCGGTGGCCGCTGACTTTATTCTTCGTCTGAACGAGGATGACATCACGGAGGTGAATGCGGCTGTTGCTCACTTCAAGA CCCTTGACCAGGATGGAGATCTCGTTGAGCCTACCAACTTCCCTCTCCCTACCCTTGGGCCAaagcttgagaagctcaGCCGCGAGGTTCACAACGGGAAGGGGTTCTCTGTCATCCGCGGCCTCAAGCCTGCATCCTATCCTGTTGAGGATCTCAGCCTGGTTTACCTTGGCCTTTCATCGTACATTGCCGAGCAGCGCGGTCGCCAGGACAAGCGTGGCAACATGCTGG TCCACATCGTCGCTGACAACAGCACCAAGTTGGCCGCCGAGCACCACAGACACTCAAACAAGTCGATT ACTTTCCACCACGAGGAGGCTGGAGATGTCATCAGCTGGTTGACTCGCAGCACTGCTGCTACCGGCGGAAAGTGTATTATTTCCTCGGCCTACACCGTTTACAACGTTCTTGCGGCCACTCGCCCGGATATCATCCGTACCTTGGCTCGCTCTGATTGGCCATTTGCGCT TCCTCGCTTCCAGTGCCGTCCTGTCATTTTCTACCAGGATAACAGGTTGATTATGAACTTTGGCCGTGCTGCTCTCCTCGGCAATGAGGCTCATCCCCGGTCCAAGAACCTCCCATCCCTGACCAGCAGTCAAATGGAGGCTTTGGATGCGATTGAGTCCATTGCTCGGGCTGCGGAGATGGAGATTCAAACTCAGGCCGGCGACATTCAtttcatcaacaacctggccatcctccaccgtcgTGAGGGCTTTGCTGACGGTCCCACGGAGAAGCGCCACCTCGTCCGCATGCGTCTTCGCAGCTCCCGAGAGGGCTGGACCATTCCCACCGCTTTGGAGCATGAGTGGGAGCGTGCCTTCAAGGAGCAGGGCACCAAGAACTGGCACCTGGACCCCATGCCCGATTTCTACTTTCCTCTTCGTTCTCAACCTAACTAG